A region of the Anolis sagrei isolate rAnoSag1 chromosome 4, rAnoSag1.mat, whole genome shotgun sequence genome:
TATCAAATAGCATTGCAGCATCTCAAGAGGCGAATGGAACAAGATCATATGATCAACTGGGTGGAGCAAAATGTTAGACAGAGTATCACACCTCAGCAGGTACTTAGAAACTGCAATTTTATGGATGCTTATGGGTGAGAGCTTACTGTTAGGAAAGTCTTTTGGATTTACCAGTGCAGTATGGAAATCAATAGCACCCAACATGATGGAATGTAATGAGGGAACTTGGTCTTCATTTTAAGGCAAAGGCTGAATGCTTAATATAACATTTAAtgatctacaacaggcatgggcaaacttgggccctgcaggtgttttggacttcaactcccacaattcctaacagcctcagaccctttcctgaggctgagggagaaaaggaagggacctgaggctgttaggattgctggagttgaagtccaaaacacctggagggcccaagtttgtccatacctaATCTACAACATAGTTTTAGGGCAGTATGATTTTGGTTTTTcagctttgtgtttgtgtgtgtctcttGTCAACTTACAGTGACCCCACCATACGTTTTCTTAGGTGAGGAAgaatcagaggtgattttgccaattGTTTCATTAACAATCTTTCATACAAGTACTAACCAGTGACACAGCTGACCCTGCTTAAGCTTCAatgatcagataggatctggtgccttaggATATTTAAGCCCCCTGATTTCTCGaaactgaaacaaaataaaagtCTTATAGACATAGGAGTGAAATAATAATGTAGTCCTCCcttaatctccccccccccccccacacacacacacatttttttcattcCTATATTGATACtcaatgtgtttttatattttaggAGAAGGAGAGCATTGCCAAGTGCATTTTGGATCTGAAGATGTTATCAAAGTCTGCCAGACCAGCTGTCTAAATGAAACACTTGCTTATGACCTCTTAAATCATCCATTTGTTCTTAATTAAAACATTAGTATCCTTCTTGTCCTGTGTATCTCTATCTGTTCTTTTGGCTGATGGAAGAGAGAGTGTTGCTTTCATGAGTTCCACTGATTACATGTTTGATTCTATAGTAACCATTATCTTCCTTAAGTGACAAAAGGTGAGAATCTGTCCCAGGAAAACCTGAAGGAAGCACcaaccccctttctttctttgccatGGCAGGGAAGCACCAAAGAGGTGCCTTCATTTTCCCACCCCAGCATCTCAAAAGGCCAGAAGCATTATTGCAGTAGATACAGCACAGTAGGTCTATACTTCCTTTAGGTTCTTGACTTACCCATGCATTATATCCAAAATCTGCCCTCAtgaggacaataaataaatatttttagcaATTTACTTTGACATGCTATTTTTTAATTATAACATTACAGTTTGCAATATAAATTTCTAGGCACACTTAACATAGCACGTCTGTCAAATGGCACAGCACCTACATTTTTCAGAAGAGTTTCTTGACAAGTTCAGGGTGGATTTTTGGTTGTCTCTTAATAAGCACTTCTAGATTGTTAAGATCTAAGACATAATCCCAGTTGCCCATATGAACCCACAAATTTTGATTAATCTTATAAATGGTGTACAAATTGATGTAATTAGGACAAAAACCTAAACATTTGTGAATCTGAAAAGTATTTGCAATTGAATAgcacattttattttttgcttgaaGAGCAAGACGTGTGATTAAGTGATCCAAATGTGTGACCCCACTGAAGAGCTTGGGTTGCTTTTTAACACaatacttcactttatttcttaattagtcgctctccaccaaggtgctccgagcgacttacaatctaaaatagcatttacacaatataaaaacattcaacataaaaacattcaacagtgactatttggcaaattagatctgattacttaaatgcacaaccaaacagccaagtcttgagtgcctttacaaaaggtcgcaactccaacattgctctaatgtatggaggcaatgagttccacagaattgaagcataggtcgaaaaagctctatgccttgtagcttccaggtggaTACAAATATTCAGTATGATATCCACAATGCAGACTTTTTAATTCTAACAAAGGATAAAATGATTAATATAAATTCAGTATTTTTTCCGAGATAATGGTTTTATTCTAGATGTATAGCCAAAATATTGATAGGAAAAAGCTTGCTAAATAAATGCACACATATTGATAAGGCCGATGGAAATGTTGCATGTGTCCAGgcatacaaaaaaaaacccacaactgtACAAAATGTTCCATTTCCTGACTATTAAAAATCAAGCTACTCTGAAAATTGCAGAAAGCAGCCCCCACTACATTACTGCAATCTTATCAGATGCTAAAGCAAAGATTGTTGCTCATGGTTTTAAGGCATCAAAACATCACTCACCACAAGGCAGCAGCCACCTTATCTCAATTATATGGCTTGGAAGATCGAAACAGCTTCATGCTAGCAGATTAGGATGTATGTGGCAGCAGTGAACATGACTGTTGCCATGCACTCTCAGTTTCTTCCATCTGACCCCATTCTTGTATACATCTccatttttctcattttctctgCCCAAGCTTCAGTCTGCCCATAGAGAGAAATTGCTTCTTTATCCAGTTAGCAGTTTTCATGCTATGCTATATGGTTACTGGAGAAAACATGGGAGCGTAAGAGATACTGGCTAAAAATCTTACTATTCAGTGACAGTGACATTGGAAGGGAAAAGATTGTCAGTATAACCACTGTGAAATAAggctttggaaaaaaaacttCACTGTTATTCATTTGTGCAAGTGCAGACACTAACATAAGCCACTAACAAGAGTCCAGCGTTAAACCCCAGTGAAAGGATCTGATACCATATGTTATTGCACCTTTTTCAGCTGGATGTCTACTCATTGTTTTATCTTTCACTATTAGCATTATCCCTCTGCCAGGCAGACCCATGCTACATTAAGGGATGGACCTGCAAAAGCTAGCTACTGTATCAGCTACTGTTGATACTGTTCTGAGATATGATTGCATCCCTGGTTATCAATTCAATTCAACTAAGGAAACaaccaagaagtgagagaaagcaAAGCGGTTAGGTTAATAAAGATCATTAAAATTTTGGTTTTTTCTTGAAATGTGCAATTCTCATTCAGGTCCTGGTTATCGGTACTTCTGTGGTGTATCGGAGAGACTCTTAACTCAGGGCAGAAGGATTGTAAGTCAGTTCTAGGCATCTCCAATTGAATATAGATTTGCATGCAGCAGGCTTGAGGCCTTTTTGTGAGCCCTTGGTAAGCATCTTGtcagcatataatataaaatgggTCAGATGAAGTATGTCCATTGGATGTGTCCTGTTCTGTGTCCACTTTTGGAAAATAGGTTCTAAAAATCTGGATGCAAGTTTTCCGGAACTTCTTTATTCTGAAAGCATAGATAATGGGATTCATGACTGAATTGGAGTGCGAGAGTACAATAGCCATATAAACCACATATGGTGGAATCTGGAGACTGGAGAAAAGCGTGAAGCAATTCAGAATACACATTGGCAACCAACAGAtggcaaagaaaaagaagaccAAGGTCAAAGATTTGGCTGTCTTAAATTCGTGTTTATAAAATACACTGTGCCCTCTTCCATTGCATGAACATAGCTTTGATCGGATAATATAGAAAAGCCTAGTGTAAAGGACACACATGACAACCAGTGGACCGAGAGTGCCAGTGAAGAAGCTGAGGTACACCAAATATTCCATTTTCATAACACTGGTGAAAAGACATGCCACGTTGCTTGTGTT
Encoded here:
- the LOC132773563 gene encoding adenosine receptor A3-like produces the protein MSKDLRNVYIAFEVIIAVLAILGNLLVIWVLKLNQGFQKTIFYFIISLAVADIAVGLVMPATIVVALELEMPYKTCLFMCCLPVTFTQASIMSLLAIAIDRYLRVRLLVRYKLITTERRIRVALGTVWLLSLLVGFTPMFGWRNEIPKNTSNVACLFTSVMKMEYLVYLSFFTGTLGPLVVMCVLYTRLFYIIRSKLCSCNGRGHSVFYKHEFKTAKSLTLVFFFFAICWLPMCILNCFTLFSSLQIPPYVVYMAIVLSHSNSVMNPIIYAFRIKKFRKTCIQIFRTYFPKVDTEQDTSNGHTSSDPFYIIC